The Penaeus chinensis breed Huanghai No. 1 chromosome 16, ASM1920278v2, whole genome shotgun sequence genome window below encodes:
- the LOC125033352 gene encoding zinc finger protein 407-like yields the protein MSGLHSITEVTEMTSQTKPVQSARADLPIVVSEGVYGDPLGGDQQCFVLVDERTVGVMPGVSTVQSLLSDQEAVMGVGNDKSVQVMQVENNKTLEMVNMRDKETVEMMHMRDGSTVEVLQMEDGKTVEVVQMDGGKTLEVMHIDSSKHPEVIHVDGSSGIEVLNVNDSLKGPIVTSASSTVFGQRNTKCIFSSEGSENIAPVAVKRVITSQGNQDNTSLSLRSLATVNPSIVLSTAKSNILPSQEYPRITSNTPLNSRRESQVIRTHELQTITHVNSNIVLSGSKEVFSGNVDDLNNTIIISWPTIPTEPENTIATQTEPVHDIGPSMNLFFCTFYQDGSVQTQCDMPEQQHVGISTVISGNCRGQKNRAPGNHSRDDGGISLKMDNLRGCDSESGDPQYSRSGRVLKRKEVALKAEPDDEVGDPNFELLGDEEGEEDSGRQNAGENSVLRKKRGRKKKRRLQSTEDFEDEFTIPANKEDVKEVAVKEEPVEVDDNELALEILKTKGYGLRTKRRPKKLSDMHYIEEKVVKKRIDRNQEFSCQICSQVFPTFTRLQRHAKEEHNSSEFSFPCDLCGVVFTRPQNLERHKDTKHGDGERRFVCEHCGRRFARHDVMTVHISMVHIKKTLQGKKGPVVIGPNTFHCTSCDKFFSKEQKLRDHKQGDLTCSDCSISFECKTSLRVHRYKHHPTACSECGKVCDSKQQMYFHRLSHDPKFVCKYCKKGFIWKSQYTVHLATHTGEKPVVCDLCGKAFAHKLAVSKHKWQEHNESNKKFKCQTCGKSFVYKAKLQSHIRSHTGEKPFMCHLCPSSFSQRCNLTAHIKSVHGVYIQSIKSDGTTHTQLVKYKRAKKTAPVEAPPAVVNTVVTPSVDAPMPDQPQVAIQEEMPESFETEAAVYQIVYAYP from the exons ATGTCAGGTCTTCACTCGATTACAGAGGTCACAGAAATGACTTCTCAGACAAAGCCAGTGCAGTCAGCAAGAGCAGATCTTCCAATAGTGGTGAGCGAAGGTGTTTATGGTGACCCACTTGGTGGTGATCAACAGTGCTTTGTTCTTGTGGATGAGAGGACTGTGGGTGTTATGCCTGGTGTTTCGACAGTACAGAGTCTGCTCTCAGACCAAGAGGCTGTCATGGGTGTTGGCAATGACAAATCTGTTCAAGTGATGCAGGTTGAGAACAATAAAACGTTAGAGATGGTGAACATGCGCGACAAGGAGACTGTCGAAATGATGCACATGCGTGATGGAAGCACAGTGGAAGTACTGCAGATGGAAGATGGCAAAACAGTTGAGGTTGTCCAGATGGATGGAGGCAAGACGTTGGAAGTTATGCATATTGACAGTAGTAAGCATCCTGAAGTAATCCATGTTGATGGCAGCAGTGGGATTGAAGTGTTGAATGTTAATGATTCACTTAAAGGACCAATTGTAACAAGTGCCTCATCAACTGTGTTTGGTCAAAGAAATACCAAGTGCATTTTTTCTAGTGAGGGGTCAGAGAATATAGCGCCTGTAGCAGTCAAGAGAGTCATCACTTCGCAAGGGAACCAAGACAATACCAGTCTCAGTCTCAGATCACTAGCAACAGTCAACCCTTCCATTGTTTTGTCGACGGCAAAAAGTAATATATTACCTTCCCAAGAGTATCCCAGAATAACATCTAATACACCCCTAAACAGCAGAAGAGAATCACAGGTTATCAGAACACATGAGTTGCAGACCATCACTCATGTTAATTCAAACATTGTTCTGTCAGGTAGTAAAGAAGTTTTTTCtggtaatgttgatgatttaaACAACACCATCATAATTTCATGGCCCACAATACCAACCGAACCAGAAAACACAATTGCAACACAGACTGAACCGGTTCACGATATAGGACCAAGTATGAACCTTTTTTTCTGCACCTTTTATCAAGATGGAAGTGTTCAGACACAGTGTGACATGCCAGAACAGCAGCATGTGGGCATTTCTACTGTTATTAGTGGCAACTGCAGAGGACAGAAAAATAGAGCACCAGGAAACCATTCCAGGGATGATGGAGGGATATCATTGAAGATGGATAATCTGAGGGGATGTGACTCTGAATCAGGTG ATCCCCAGTACTCAAGAAGTGGCAGAGTTTTGAAGCGGAAAGAGGTAGCCCTGAAGGCAGAGCCAGATGATGAGGTGGGGGATCCTAATTTTGAGCTCCTtggggacgaggaaggggaggaagattcAGGGAGACAAAATGCAGGAGAAAACAGTGtattgaggaagaagagagggaggaagaagaaacggaggtTACAGTCAACTGAGGATTTTGAAGATGAGTTTACCATTCCTGCAAATAAGGAAGATGTGAAAGAGGTAGCTGTCAAAGAGGAACCAGTCGAAGTAGATGACAACGAATTAGCTTTGGAAATATTAAAGACAAAGGGTTATGGCCTAAGAACCAAGAGACGGCCAAAGAAGCTTAGTGATATGCACTACATAGAGGAGAAGGTGGTGAAGAAGAGAATTGACAGAAACCAAGAGTTTTCCTGCCAGATATGTTCCCAGGTCTTCCCCACATTCACAAGACTACAGCGCCATGCCAAAGAAGAGCACAACTCATCCGAATTTTCCTTTCCATGTGATCTGTGTGGTGTTGTATTCACAAGGCCACAGAATCTGGAACGGCACAAGGATACGAAGCATGGTGATGGGGAGAGGCGGTTTGTGTGTGAACACTGTGGCAGGAGATTTGCTCGTCATGATGTGATGACAGTCCACATTTCAATGGTTCATATTAAGAAGACTTTGCAGGGTAAGAAAGGACCTGTGGTTATTGGACCAAACACCTTCCATTGCACAAGTTGTGATAAATTTTTTTCCAAGGAGCAGAAATTAAGAGATCATAAACAAGGTGACTTAACGTGTAGTGATTGCTCAATATCTTTTGAATGTAAAACTTCCCTAAGAGTCCATCGTTATAAGCATCATCCAACAGCATGTAGTGAATGTGGGAAAGTTTGTGACAGTAAACAACAAATGTACTTCCATAGATTGTCTCATGATCCAaagtttgtttgtaaatattgtAAAAAAGGATTTATTTGGAAATCTCAGTACACTGTCCATTTAGCAACACACACAGGAGAGAAACCAGTTGTCTGTGATTTATGTGGGAAGGCATTTGCTCACAAGCTTGCTGTTAGCAAGCATAAATGGCAGGAACACAATGAGAGTAATAAGAAATTCAAGTGTCAGACATGTGGGAAGTCTTTTGTATATAAAGCTAAGCTGCAATCCCACATTCGTAGCCATACAGGGGAAAAACCATTCATGTGTCATCTTTGCCCTTCCTCATTCTCACAGCGTTGCAACTTGACTGCACATATAAAGAGTGTTCATGGTGTGTACATTCAGTCCATTAAAAGTGATGGTACAACTCACACGCAGTTGGTTAAATACAAACGAGCTAAAAAGACAGCACCTGTAGAAGCCCCTCCAGCTGTTGTTAACACTGTAGTGACACCTTCTGTTGATGCCCCCATGCCTGATCAACCCCAAGTAGCTATTCAGGAGGAAATGCCAGAATCTTTTGAGACAGAGGCAGCAGTATATCAGATTGTTTATGCATATCCATAG